A single window of Streptomyces griseoviridis DNA harbors:
- a CDS encoding aldo/keto reductase, whose protein sequence is MERRTIGAGALSVGAVGLGCMPMSWAYNGSRQRGDESLRAVHRALDLGVTLLDTADMYGPFTNELLLGRALRERRDEAFVSTKVGLLVGEQHIVANGRPGYVRRACDASLRRLGTEVIDLYQLHRADPEVPVEETWGAMAELVGAGKVRALGLCAVGARGGRRSVGGLHDGTLRQLRRVQQVFPVSAVQAELSVWSPEALESLLPWCVARDIGFLAAMPLGNGFLTGTLTPGEGFERDDLRARHPRFTAEMMAANQPIVVGLRRVAARHGRNVTPAQVALAWVLAQGRHVVPVPGAKRERWVTENSAASRLRLTPRDLAEIAELPRALGSWD, encoded by the coding sequence GTGGAGCGCAGGACGATCGGCGCCGGGGCGCTCTCGGTGGGTGCCGTCGGGCTCGGGTGCATGCCGATGAGCTGGGCGTACAACGGGTCGCGGCAGCGCGGCGACGAGTCGCTCAGGGCGGTGCACCGGGCACTCGACCTGGGGGTGACCCTGCTGGACACGGCCGACATGTACGGCCCGTTCACCAATGAGCTCTTACTGGGGCGGGCGTTGCGGGAGCGGCGCGACGAGGCGTTCGTGTCGACGAAGGTCGGGCTGCTGGTGGGCGAGCAGCACATCGTGGCCAACGGCCGTCCCGGCTATGTGCGTCGCGCCTGCGACGCCTCCCTGCGGCGGCTCGGCACCGAGGTGATCGACCTCTACCAGCTGCACCGGGCCGACCCCGAGGTGCCGGTCGAGGAGACCTGGGGGGCGATGGCGGAGCTGGTCGGGGCCGGGAAGGTGCGGGCGCTCGGGCTCTGCGCGGTGGGCGCGCGCGGCGGCCGGCGCTCGGTCGGCGGTCTGCACGACGGGACGCTGCGGCAACTGCGGCGCGTGCAGCAGGTGTTCCCGGTGAGCGCGGTGCAGGCGGAGCTGTCGGTGTGGTCGCCCGAGGCCCTGGAGTCGCTGCTGCCGTGGTGCGTGGCGCGGGACATCGGCTTCCTCGCCGCGATGCCGCTCGGCAACGGCTTCCTGACCGGGACGCTCACCCCGGGCGAGGGGTTCGAACGGGACGATCTGCGCGCCCGCCATCCGCGTTTCACGGCCGAGATGATGGCCGCGAACCAGCCGATCGTGGTGGGCCTGCGCCGGGTGGCCGCCCGGCACGGCAGAAACGTCACTCCGGCGCAGGTGGCCCTGGCGTGGGTGCTGGCGCAGGGGCGGCACGTGGTGCCGGTGCCGGGCGCCAAGCGGGAGCGGTGGGTGACGGAGAACAGCGCGGCGTCCCGGCTGCGGCTGACCCCACGGGACCTCGCAGAGATCGCGGAACTGCCCCGGGCGCTTGGTTCCTGGGACTGA
- a CDS encoding 2-hydroxyacid dehydrogenase: MTADVWLPIPPDEIDGLPEGLTPRYWNGAEEYPADPADCVFYVVPYMRPAETALRPLADLTGVNVVQTLSAGVDSVEPGLGLLPAGVRLCNARGVHEASTAELALTLTLASLRGVPDFVRAQDRGEWNGGFRPALADRTVLIVGYGSIGSAIEDRLVPFEVARVVRVARSARTTERGPVHPLTDLPALLPDADVVILSTPLTATTRHLADAGFLARMKDGALLVNVARGPVVDTEALLAELRDGRITAALDVTDPEPLPRAHPLWTAPGVLVTPHVGGPTSAFAPRAKRLLVDQLTRFVNREPLRNVILTTGE; this comes from the coding sequence ATGACTGCCGACGTGTGGCTCCCCATCCCCCCGGACGAGATCGACGGCCTCCCCGAGGGCCTCACCCCCCGCTACTGGAACGGTGCCGAGGAGTACCCGGCGGACCCGGCCGACTGCGTCTTCTACGTCGTCCCCTACATGCGGCCCGCCGAGACCGCGCTGCGCCCGCTCGCCGACCTGACCGGCGTGAACGTCGTCCAGACCCTCTCGGCGGGCGTCGACAGCGTGGAGCCGGGGCTCGGACTGCTGCCCGCGGGCGTGCGGCTCTGCAACGCGCGCGGGGTGCACGAGGCGAGCACCGCGGAGCTGGCGCTCACCCTGACCCTGGCCTCGCTGCGCGGCGTCCCGGACTTCGTGCGCGCGCAGGACCGGGGCGAATGGAACGGCGGTTTCCGGCCCGCGCTCGCCGACCGCACCGTCCTCATCGTGGGGTACGGCTCGATCGGGTCCGCGATCGAGGACCGGCTCGTCCCGTTCGAGGTCGCACGGGTGGTACGGGTCGCACGGTCGGCGCGCACCACGGAGCGCGGGCCGGTGCACCCCCTGACCGACCTGCCCGCGCTGCTCCCGGACGCCGACGTCGTCATCCTCTCCACGCCCCTCACCGCCACCACCCGTCACCTGGCCGACGCCGGGTTCCTGGCCCGCATGAAGGACGGCGCGCTCCTGGTGAACGTCGCCCGCGGCCCCGTCGTCGACACCGAGGCGCTCCTCGCCGAGCTGCGGGACGGCCGGATCACCGCCGCCCTCGACGTCACCGACCCCGAACCGCTGCCCCGCGCCCACCCGTTGTGGACGGCGCCAGGAGTGCTCGTCACCCCGCACGTGGGCGGGCCCACGTCCGCGTTCGCGCCCCGCGCCAAGCGCCTGCTGGTCGATCAGCTGACCCGGTTCGTGAACCGGGAACCGCTGCGGAACGTGATCCTCACGACGGGGGAGTAG